One window from the genome of Actinoplanes teichomyceticus ATCC 31121 encodes:
- a CDS encoding protein kinase family protein, which translates to MTQVGEGHETAADEAGPVLTFGAPAVGEILAERYQLEQHVNNDSAGRQVWRGIDVVLRRPVAVVLRHPGGDSATEMLQAAVAASRVIHPNLVGVYDAIDEQQRAYVVREWVDGESLRDLLGAEGPLDPARAIAIAHSVADALTAVHATGMVHGNVHPGTTLIGDDGRVVLADARADAADSVEADVRAVGGILYFALTGHWPHAEVGRSALPDATRDSSGNPAAPRQVRAGIPAYLDDLTMDLLDRRVAAPAAEALTAELGRLDAAAEDEEFEDVGPLRFVQGGGGSTEPARSTRKILLGVGALVVIAAIGLIFGIRAINSSGKPDPSASTVAGAGTAAEPDAGGDSTAAPQSDPVKIPLTADMVRIVDPPRGERKDTGEAKYTVDDDSDTAWEMSRYDSPDFGNLKDGMGVLIHLPEPRTLAEVRIEVSTPGAAIDIRTGKTDPGDTSNGDKQIVKQYTKLSDTDTEAIPGNKLTLSGFDPDQKYQYVLVFLTKLPKNEDGPGYKVNVNEIELYGY; encoded by the coding sequence GTGACCCAGGTCGGCGAAGGCCACGAAACCGCGGCCGACGAGGCCGGACCGGTCTTGACCTTCGGTGCCCCCGCCGTCGGTGAGATCCTGGCCGAGCGCTACCAGCTCGAGCAGCACGTCAACAACGACAGCGCCGGCCGGCAGGTGTGGCGCGGGATCGACGTGGTGCTGCGCCGGCCGGTCGCGGTGGTGCTCCGGCATCCGGGCGGCGACTCCGCCACCGAGATGCTGCAGGCCGCGGTCGCCGCGAGCCGGGTGATCCACCCCAATCTGGTCGGCGTCTACGACGCCATCGACGAACAGCAGCGGGCGTACGTGGTGCGCGAGTGGGTCGACGGCGAGTCGCTGCGTGACCTGCTCGGCGCGGAGGGCCCGCTGGACCCGGCCCGGGCCATCGCGATCGCGCACTCGGTCGCCGACGCCCTGACCGCCGTGCACGCCACCGGCATGGTGCACGGCAACGTGCACCCGGGCACCACCCTGATCGGCGACGACGGCCGGGTCGTGCTGGCCGACGCCCGCGCCGACGCCGCGGACAGCGTCGAGGCCGACGTCCGGGCGGTCGGCGGGATCCTGTACTTCGCGCTCACCGGCCACTGGCCGCACGCCGAGGTGGGCCGCTCCGCGCTGCCGGACGCCACCCGGGACAGCTCCGGCAACCCGGCCGCGCCGCGCCAGGTTCGGGCCGGCATCCCGGCGTACCTCGACGATCTGACCATGGACCTGCTGGACCGGCGGGTGGCCGCGCCGGCCGCCGAGGCGCTCACCGCCGAGCTGGGCCGGCTGGACGCGGCCGCCGAGGACGAGGAGTTCGAGGACGTCGGCCCGCTCCGGTTCGTGCAGGGCGGCGGCGGCTCCACCGAGCCCGCCCGCAGCACCCGCAAGATCCTGCTCGGGGTCGGCGCGCTGGTGGTCATCGCGGCGATCGGCCTGATCTTCGGCATCCGGGCGATCAACAGCTCGGGCAAGCCCGACCCGTCGGCCTCCACGGTCGCCGGCGCCGGCACCGCCGCGGAACCCGATGCCGGAGGCGACTCCACCGCCGCCCCGCAGAGCGACCCGGTCAAGATCCCGCTGACCGCCGACATGGTGCGCATCGTCGACCCGCCGCGGGGCGAGCGCAAGGACACCGGCGAGGCGAAGTACACCGTCGACGACGACTCGGACACCGCCTGGGAGATGTCGCGGTACGACTCGCCCGACTTCGGCAACCTCAAGGACGGCATGGGCGTCCTGATCCACCTGCCCGAGCCGCGCACGCTCGCCGAGGTGCGCATCGAGGTGTCCACCCCGGGCGCGGCCATCGACATCCGCACCGGCAAGACCGACCCGGGTGACACGTCGAACGGCGACAAGCAGATCGTCAAGCAGTACACGAAGCTCAGCGACACCGACACCGAGGCGATCCCGGGCAACAAGCTGACGCTCTCCGGCTTCGACCCGGACCAGAAGTACCAGTACGTGCTGGTCTTCCTCACCAAGCTGCCGAAGAACGAGGACGGCCCGGGCTACAAGGTCAACGTCAACGAGATCGAGCTGTACGGCTACTGA
- the sigM gene encoding RNA polymerase sigma factor SigM, which yields MAGVASRDAPPGGTGPGDTAPSDAELVRAHVAGDPEAFGELVRRHRDRLWAVALRTIGDREEAADAVQDALLSAHRAAARFRGDSAVTTWLHRIVVNACLDRIRRRQAHPTVPLPDGDRTAGRPAAPEPAAPAPDHDTVLLVRAALAALPVDQRAAIVLVDVQGYGVAEAAEMLGIAEGTVKSRCARGRARMALALHDVRGAAPAPGDPPHDGNRTGRRNVPSRSDAVTPLPTGRERRDQR from the coding sequence ATTGCTGGCGTGGCTTCCCGGGACGCACCGCCCGGCGGGACCGGCCCGGGCGACACCGCGCCGAGCGACGCGGAACTGGTGCGCGCGCACGTGGCGGGTGACCCGGAGGCGTTCGGCGAGCTGGTCCGCCGGCACCGCGACCGGCTGTGGGCGGTCGCGCTGCGCACCATCGGCGACCGCGAGGAGGCCGCCGACGCGGTGCAGGACGCGCTGCTGTCCGCCCATCGCGCGGCGGCCCGGTTCCGCGGCGACTCGGCCGTCACCACCTGGCTGCACCGGATCGTGGTGAACGCGTGCCTGGACCGGATCCGGCGGCGGCAGGCGCACCCCACCGTCCCGCTGCCGGACGGCGACCGGACCGCCGGGCGCCCGGCCGCTCCGGAGCCGGCCGCGCCCGCCCCGGACCACGACACCGTGCTGCTGGTCCGCGCGGCGCTGGCCGCCCTGCCGGTCGACCAGCGGGCCGCGATCGTGCTGGTCGACGTGCAGGGGTACGGCGTGGCCGAGGCGGCCGAGATGCTCGGGATCGCCGAGGGCACGGTGAAGAGCCGGTGCGCACGCGGCCGGGCCCGGATGGCGCTGGCCCTGCATGACGTACGCGGCGCGGCGCCCGCCCCGGGTGACCCTCCGCACGACGGGAACCGGACCGGCCGCCGGAACGTCCCATCC